Proteins encoded by one window of Chromobacterium violaceum ATCC 12472:
- a CDS encoding flavin monoamine oxidase family protein, giving the protein MAEETFDIAIVGGGVSGVYCAWRLKQTYPGKKIAVFEASNHIGGRLLSVRPPDIFDMVAELGGMRILPAVQPLVTQLIHELNKELPDDEQITLYDFPVDEPQNIAFLRGVYLRLADFTQNPDLVPYQLNFIDHGQSAGAVIVNAIEQIVPGITNPALTEEQRREMAQSAEFGGVPLYKQGFWNVLLRVITGEAYQYAEDVGGYDSTLCNWNAADAIPWYLSDFGVDPKYKGFCKGFQQVPLSLAQLFEQAGGEVRLASHVSDIALKGDGFSFLVNGSAAAAKTLILAMPRRSLELLTATSPALQDAKTQALISTVTPRPLFKLFTTYDSPWWRNTGCTVSGTDGKPVYAAVEAGRSVTDLPVRQTYYWPKDNGKPATSGHAMLLASYDDGDNTGFWDGLRAKRRQPRARGLDVAPLADPFIGVDDDVMRNELEWHQYKAPRMMTEEVTRQLTVMHSLSYTPKVRNAAYRDWGDDPFGGGWNSWNIGVKSWEVKHAVVQPTDLPLYICGEAYSDAQGWVEGALQTAGYLLGKLGVSAFPR; this is encoded by the coding sequence ATGGCTGAAGAAACCTTCGACATCGCCATCGTCGGCGGCGGCGTATCCGGCGTCTACTGCGCCTGGCGACTGAAACAGACCTATCCCGGCAAGAAGATCGCCGTGTTCGAAGCCAGCAACCACATCGGAGGACGGCTGCTGTCGGTGCGGCCGCCCGACATTTTCGACATGGTGGCGGAGCTGGGCGGCATGCGCATCCTGCCGGCGGTGCAGCCGCTGGTCACCCAGTTGATTCACGAGCTGAACAAGGAACTGCCGGACGACGAACAGATCACGCTGTACGACTTCCCGGTGGACGAGCCGCAGAACATCGCCTTCCTGCGCGGCGTCTACCTGCGCCTGGCGGACTTCACCCAGAACCCGGACCTGGTGCCCTACCAGCTCAACTTCATCGACCACGGCCAGTCGGCCGGCGCGGTGATCGTCAATGCGATCGAGCAGATCGTGCCGGGCATCACCAATCCCGCCCTCACCGAAGAACAACGCCGCGAAATGGCGCAAAGCGCTGAATTCGGCGGCGTGCCGCTGTACAAGCAGGGCTTCTGGAACGTGCTGCTGCGGGTGATCACCGGCGAAGCCTACCAATACGCGGAGGACGTCGGCGGCTACGATTCCACGCTGTGCAACTGGAACGCCGCCGACGCCATCCCCTGGTATCTGTCCGATTTCGGCGTCGACCCGAAATACAAGGGCTTCTGCAAGGGCTTCCAGCAGGTGCCGCTGTCGCTGGCCCAGCTGTTTGAGCAAGCCGGCGGCGAGGTGAGGCTGGCATCCCACGTCTCCGACATCGCCTTGAAAGGCGACGGCTTTTCCTTCCTGGTCAACGGCAGCGCGGCGGCAGCCAAGACGCTGATCCTGGCGATGCCGCGCCGCTCGCTGGAATTGCTGACCGCCACCAGCCCCGCGCTGCAAGATGCCAAGACCCAGGCGCTGATCTCGACGGTCACCCCGCGGCCGCTGTTCAAGCTGTTCACCACCTACGACAGTCCCTGGTGGCGCAACACCGGCTGCACCGTCTCAGGAACCGACGGCAAGCCGGTCTACGCGGCGGTGGAGGCAGGCCGTTCGGTCACCGACCTGCCGGTGCGGCAAACCTATTACTGGCCGAAGGACAACGGCAAACCGGCCACCTCAGGCCACGCGATGCTGCTGGCCAGCTACGACGACGGGGACAACACCGGCTTCTGGGATGGGCTGCGGGCCAAGCGCCGTCAACCCAGAGCGCGCGGCCTGGACGTGGCGCCGCTGGCCGATCCCTTCATCGGCGTCGACGACGACGTGATGCGCAACGAGCTGGAATGGCACCAGTACAAGGCCCCGCGGATGATGACAGAGGAAGTCACTCGCCAGCTGACCGTGATGCACAGCCTGAGCTACACGCCCAAGGTGCGCAACGCCGCCTACCGCGACTGGGGCGACGACCCGTTCGGCGGCGGCTGGAACAGCTGGAACATAGGGGTGAAGAGCTGGGAGGTGAAGCACGCCGTGGTGCAGCCGACCGATCTGCCGCTGTATATCTGCGGCGAGGCCTATTCCGATGCCCAGGGCTGGGTGGAGGGCGCGCTGCAGACCGCCGGCTACCTGCTGGGCAAACTGGGCGTTTCCGCCTTCCCGCGCTAG
- a CDS encoding TerC family protein, protein MIDFLTAPALGYPLWTWLAFLAGVLALLAFDLGILQKSGREIGVRDSLKLSAFYIGIGLAFGGWVWWYRGADAGVQYFTGYLLEKSLSLDNVFVISLIFGSMAVPRAYQHRVLFWGILGAILMRALMIGAGAALVAEFQWVLLLFGIFLLWAGLKMLFSGDDEATPLAEQKFYQWLRRRMRLTPALHGNAFLVRGERHGLARGWWATPLLLTLILVESADLVFAVDSIPAIFAVTQDPFLVYTSNIFAILGLRALYFALAAMVHRFHYLKYALALVLVLIGVKVGLVYLHDAGLVAFKLPTAWSLLATVSLLAGGIVYSWHRTRLETDSGTN, encoded by the coding sequence GTGATCGATTTTCTGACCGCCCCCGCGCTGGGCTATCCGCTGTGGACCTGGCTGGCTTTTCTGGCCGGCGTGCTGGCGCTGCTGGCCTTCGATCTCGGCATCTTGCAGAAGAGCGGCCGCGAGATCGGCGTGCGCGACAGCCTGAAGCTGTCGGCGTTTTACATCGGCATCGGCCTGGCCTTCGGCGGCTGGGTGTGGTGGTATCGCGGCGCCGACGCCGGCGTGCAGTATTTCACCGGCTATCTGCTGGAGAAGTCGCTGTCTCTCGACAATGTGTTCGTGATTTCGCTGATATTCGGCAGCATGGCCGTGCCGCGCGCCTACCAGCATAGGGTGCTGTTCTGGGGCATTCTGGGCGCCATCCTGATGCGGGCGCTGATGATAGGCGCCGGCGCGGCGCTGGTTGCCGAGTTCCAGTGGGTGCTGCTGCTGTTTGGCATCTTCCTGCTGTGGGCGGGCTTGAAGATGCTGTTTTCCGGCGACGATGAGGCCACGCCGCTTGCGGAGCAGAAGTTCTACCAATGGCTGCGCCGCCGGATGCGGCTGACGCCGGCGCTGCATGGCAACGCTTTCCTGGTGCGCGGCGAGCGCCACGGGCTGGCCAGGGGCTGGTGGGCGACGCCGCTGCTGCTGACGCTGATCCTGGTGGAGTCGGCCGACCTGGTGTTCGCGGTGGACAGCATCCCGGCCATTTTCGCGGTGACCCAGGATCCCTTCCTGGTCTACACCTCCAACATCTTCGCCATTCTGGGCCTGCGCGCGCTGTATTTCGCGCTGGCGGCGATGGTGCACCGCTTCCACTATCTGAAGTACGCGCTGGCGCTGGTGCTGGTGCTGATAGGCGTCAAGGTGGGGCTGGTGTACCTGCACGATGCCGGCCTGGTGGCGTTCAAGCTGCCCACCGCCTGGTCGCTGCTGGCGACGGTATCCCTGCTGGCGGGCGGCATCGTCTATTCCTGGCATCGCACCCGTCTGGAGACGGACAGCGGAACCAATTGA
- a CDS encoding thiamine pyrophosphate-binding protein: protein MSVDEAGGQKRWARDYVFDILSQLGIHRIFGVPGTNEIPIIDGTSYPENQVEYIECLHENIAIGAAMGSARMTGKPGVLVVHVTPGIAHAIGNLFNAWRSQAPLVVLCCQQQNELVTQEPLLASNLVDLARQYTKWAHEVRTEQEFPMVLQRAFKEAMAPPNGPVFVAIPWEFTMRRIGDDDRIKGVTRISPHFTADRRAIDQAAQLLREARNPIIVTGDAAGYAEAWPELQRMAELLGAPVLQQTFSSLANFPNNDYHWQGELPGSQSGVQQVFAGHDVAFLCGFSNQAQITVYKYSDGPLIPPDVTQVYLSNHTWDIGKNYYGEAALFGDLKATLPLINQLIGDQPSPAAAARNAKLKEMAAQRKVAWDAYLREAMHQNEIWAVVIADALRKEIGERKLEKQFVYVHEAVSDPAPFQYLLPFTDEAAAPISYYCVGGGSLGWSMPATLGIKLEPSGCQDINTRFVVAATGDGSSLFYPQTWWTAQHRQLGVLYIIITNNHEYHTLQMGLTQVEAMYGEAPGYEWTARTQDPEYLRIHRPKPDFVTLAKAFGGMEGEIVRHPEDVRAAVRRGIDHALSGHAYVLDMHTVGLDQPPPTPEDANARYDKQPRLDCFHFGADAQQRNDGAGLPGNVPVIF, encoded by the coding sequence ATGAGCGTGGACGAGGCAGGGGGACAAAAGCGCTGGGCGCGCGATTACGTATTCGACATCCTGAGCCAGCTGGGCATACACCGGATTTTCGGCGTGCCCGGCACCAACGAGATTCCCATCATCGACGGCACCTCCTACCCGGAAAACCAGGTGGAGTACATCGAGTGCCTGCACGAGAACATCGCCATCGGCGCGGCGATGGGCTCGGCGCGGATGACCGGCAAGCCCGGCGTGCTGGTGGTGCACGTGACGCCCGGCATCGCCCACGCCATCGGCAACCTGTTCAACGCCTGGCGCTCGCAAGCGCCGCTGGTGGTCCTGTGCTGCCAGCAGCAGAACGAGCTGGTGACGCAGGAGCCGCTCTTGGCGTCCAACCTGGTGGACCTGGCCCGCCAGTACACCAAGTGGGCGCACGAGGTCCGCACCGAACAGGAATTCCCGATGGTGCTGCAACGCGCGTTCAAGGAGGCGATGGCGCCGCCCAACGGCCCGGTTTTCGTCGCCATTCCCTGGGAGTTCACGATGCGCCGCATCGGCGACGACGACCGCATCAAGGGCGTGACCCGGATCTCGCCGCACTTCACCGCCGACCGCCGGGCGATAGACCAGGCTGCGCAATTGCTGCGCGAAGCCCGGAACCCCATCATCGTCACCGGCGACGCCGCCGGCTACGCCGAGGCCTGGCCCGAGCTGCAGCGGATGGCTGAGCTGCTGGGCGCGCCGGTGCTGCAGCAGACCTTCAGCAGCCTGGCCAATTTCCCCAACAACGACTACCACTGGCAGGGCGAGCTGCCCGGCAGCCAGTCCGGCGTTCAACAGGTGTTCGCCGGCCATGACGTCGCCTTCCTGTGCGGCTTCAGCAACCAGGCGCAGATCACGGTCTACAAGTACAGCGACGGTCCGCTGATCCCGCCCGACGTCACCCAGGTCTACCTCAGCAACCACACCTGGGACATCGGCAAGAACTACTACGGCGAAGCGGCGCTGTTCGGCGACCTGAAAGCCACGCTGCCGCTGATCAACCAGCTGATCGGCGACCAGCCCTCGCCCGCAGCCGCCGCCCGCAACGCCAAGCTGAAGGAGATGGCCGCCCAGCGCAAGGTCGCCTGGGACGCCTACCTGCGCGAGGCGATGCACCAGAACGAGATCTGGGCGGTGGTGATCGCCGACGCGCTGCGCAAGGAAATCGGCGAGCGCAAGCTGGAGAAGCAGTTCGTCTACGTGCACGAGGCGGTGTCCGACCCGGCGCCGTTCCAGTACCTGCTGCCGTTCACCGACGAGGCGGCGGCGCCGATCAGCTATTACTGCGTCGGCGGCGGCTCGCTGGGCTGGTCGATGCCGGCCACGCTGGGCATCAAGCTGGAGCCCAGCGGCTGCCAGGACATCAATACCCGCTTCGTCGTCGCCGCCACCGGGGACGGCTCCTCGCTGTTCTACCCGCAAACCTGGTGGACCGCGCAGCACCGCCAACTGGGCGTGCTCTACATCATCATCACCAACAACCATGAATACCACACGCTGCAGATGGGGCTGACCCAGGTGGAGGCGATGTACGGCGAAGCGCCCGGCTACGAGTGGACAGCCAGGACGCAAGACCCGGAATACCTGCGCATCCACCGGCCCAAGCCCGACTTCGTCACCCTGGCCAAGGCCTTCGGCGGCATGGAGGGCGAGATCGTCCGCCACCCGGAGGACGTGCGCGCCGCGGTACGGCGCGGCATAGACCACGCGCTGAGCGGACACGCCTATGTGCTGGACATGCATACCGTCGGCCTGGACCAGCCGCCCCCCACGCCGGAGGACGCCAATGCCCGCTACGACAAGCAACCGCGCCTGGACTGCTTCCATTTCGGCGCGGACGCGCAGCAACGCAATGACGGCGCCGGCCTGCCGGGCAACGTGCCGGTGATCTTCTGA
- the mgtA gene encoding magnesium-translocating P-type ATPase translates to MNTLTRQGWSRPQRQESYTMTKNLTPRKRSRGFIATPGKTGDQIAFRLAHEALLPQEETFKRLRSQPEGLTAAEAAQRLEQYGPNEVAHDKPPHALVQLLLAFKNPFVMVLIALAAISYVMDIAMAAPGDQDWTKVIILGSMIGVSGLLRFWQEYRSAKAAEKLKSLVRNTATVQRRPTSPTVPLRMEVPMAELVVGDVIHLQAGDMVPADVRLLESRDLFISQAVLTGEALPVEKYDTLGAVAAKSADGQTDGEAGLLDLSNACFMGTNVVSGTARAVVVATGTDTYFGSLARNVVSHKRIETSFDKGVNSVSWLLIRFMLVMVPIVFMINGVTKGDWMSALTFALAVAVGLTPEMLPMIVSANLAKGAVAMARRKVVVKRLNSVQNFGAMDVLCTDKTGTLTQDKIILEHHYDVYGDKDETTLQLAWLNSFHQSGMKNLMDIAIVERADELGERVKLRHYSKVDELPFDFERRRLSVILQEQNGQQLMVSKGAVEEMLAVCSHIQDGDEVRALNAEERARMLRLSQEFNAEGYRVLVVATRHIPSDERKNAYQTADEKGLVARGFLTFLDPPKDSAAPAIKALNEYGVAVKVLTGDNPIVTAKVCRDVGLNPGKPLLGQEIEAMDDVALCAAVKHTTIFAKLTPLQKSRVVKALQANGHTVGFLGDGINDAPALRDADVGISVDSGADIAKETADIILLEKSLMVLEEGVIKGRETFGNILKYLNMTASSNFGNVFSVLVASAWLPWEPMLAMQLLLQNLIYDLSQMFLPWDKMDPDFLKKPRKWEAGNIKRFMLWLGPTSSVFDITTYILLWTVFGAGAAYHLHGGDGGQLIMNTGWFMEGLISQTLVVHMLRTRKIPFLQSTASLPVMLSTTAAIAIACYLPFSPIASSLGFIQLDTSYFWWLLLTMAGYLALTQTVKTLYIKRYGQWF, encoded by the coding sequence GTGAACACGCTCACGCGGCAGGGCTGGTCGCGCCCGCAGCGCCAGGAGAGTTACACCATGACCAAGAATCTCACCCCCCGCAAACGGAGCCGGGGCTTCATCGCCACCCCGGGCAAGACCGGCGACCAAATCGCCTTCCGCCTGGCTCACGAAGCCTTGCTGCCGCAAGAAGAAACCTTCAAGCGGCTGCGCAGCCAGCCGGAAGGCCTCACCGCCGCCGAAGCCGCCCAACGGCTGGAGCAATACGGGCCCAACGAAGTGGCCCACGACAAGCCGCCGCACGCGCTGGTCCAATTGCTGCTGGCGTTCAAGAACCCGTTCGTGATGGTGCTGATCGCGCTGGCCGCGATCAGCTACGTGATGGACATCGCGATGGCCGCGCCGGGCGACCAGGACTGGACCAAGGTCATCATCCTGGGGAGCATGATAGGCGTCAGCGGCCTGCTCCGATTCTGGCAGGAATACCGCTCGGCCAAGGCGGCGGAAAAACTGAAGTCGCTGGTGCGCAACACCGCCACCGTGCAGCGCCGCCCCACTTCGCCGACCGTGCCGCTGCGCATGGAGGTGCCGATGGCCGAACTGGTGGTGGGCGACGTCATCCATCTGCAAGCCGGCGACATGGTGCCGGCCGACGTGCGGCTGCTGGAGTCCCGCGACCTGTTCATCAGCCAGGCGGTGCTGACCGGCGAGGCGCTGCCGGTGGAGAAGTACGACACGCTGGGCGCGGTGGCCGCCAAGTCCGCCGACGGCCAGACGGACGGCGAGGCCGGCCTGCTCGACCTGTCCAACGCCTGCTTCATGGGCACCAACGTGGTGTCCGGCACCGCCCGCGCGGTGGTGGTGGCCACCGGCACCGATACCTATTTCGGCTCGCTGGCGCGCAACGTAGTCAGCCACAAACGCATCGAGACCAGCTTCGACAAGGGCGTCAACAGCGTGTCCTGGCTGCTGATCCGCTTCATGCTGGTGATGGTGCCCATCGTGTTCATGATCAACGGCGTCACCAAGGGCGACTGGATGTCCGCCCTCACCTTCGCGCTGGCGGTGGCCGTGGGCCTGACGCCGGAAATGCTGCCGATGATCGTCTCCGCCAACCTGGCCAAGGGCGCGGTGGCGATGGCGCGGCGCAAGGTGGTGGTGAAGCGGCTGAACTCGGTGCAGAACTTCGGCGCGATGGACGTGCTGTGCACCGACAAGACCGGCACCCTGACCCAGGACAAGATCATCCTGGAGCATCACTACGACGTTTACGGCGACAAGGATGAAACCACGCTGCAGCTGGCCTGGCTCAACAGCTTCCACCAGAGCGGCATGAAGAACCTGATGGACATCGCCATCGTCGAACGCGCCGACGAACTGGGCGAGCGCGTCAAGCTGCGCCATTACAGCAAGGTGGACGAGCTGCCGTTCGATTTCGAGCGCCGCCGGCTGTCGGTGATCCTGCAGGAGCAGAATGGCCAGCAGCTGATGGTGTCCAAGGGCGCGGTGGAAGAGATGCTGGCCGTCTGCAGCCACATCCAGGACGGCGACGAAGTGCGCGCGCTGAACGCGGAAGAACGCGCCCGCATGCTGCGCCTGAGCCAGGAATTCAACGCCGAGGGCTATCGCGTGCTGGTGGTGGCCACCCGCCACATTCCGTCCGACGAACGCAAGAACGCCTACCAGACCGCGGACGAAAAAGGCCTGGTGGCGCGCGGCTTCCTGACCTTCCTCGACCCGCCGAAGGACTCGGCCGCGCCGGCGATCAAGGCGCTGAACGAGTACGGCGTCGCGGTCAAGGTGCTGACCGGCGACAACCCCATCGTCACCGCCAAGGTCTGCCGCGACGTCGGCCTCAATCCGGGCAAGCCGCTCTTGGGCCAGGAGATCGAGGCGATGGACGACGTGGCGCTGTGCGCCGCGGTCAAGCACACCACCATCTTCGCCAAGCTGACCCCGCTGCAGAAATCGCGGGTGGTGAAGGCGCTGCAGGCCAACGGCCACACCGTCGGCTTCCTCGGCGACGGCATCAACGACGCGCCGGCGCTGCGCGACGCCGACGTCGGCATCTCGGTGGACAGCGGCGCCGACATCGCCAAGGAAACCGCCGACATCATCCTGCTGGAAAAGAGCCTGATGGTGCTGGAAGAAGGCGTGATCAAGGGCCGCGAAACCTTCGGCAACATCCTCAAGTACCTGAACATGACCGCCAGCTCCAACTTCGGCAACGTGTTCTCGGTGCTGGTGGCGTCCGCCTGGCTGCCGTGGGAACCGATGCTGGCCATGCAGCTCTTGCTGCAGAACCTGATCTACGACCTGTCGCAGATGTTCCTGCCCTGGGACAAGATGGATCCGGACTTCCTGAAGAAGCCGCGCAAGTGGGAAGCCGGCAACATCAAGCGCTTCATGCTGTGGCTGGGACCGACGTCCTCGGTGTTCGACATCACCACCTACATCCTGCTGTGGACGGTGTTCGGCGCCGGCGCGGCCTACCACCTGCACGGCGGCGACGGCGGCCAGTTGATCATGAACACTGGCTGGTTCATGGAAGGCCTGATATCGCAGACCCTGGTGGTGCACATGCTGCGCACCCGCAAGATTCCGTTCCTGCAGAGCACGGCGTCCCTGCCGGTGATGCTGTCCACCACGGCTGCCATCGCCATCGCCTGCTACCTGCCGTTCTCGCCGATCGCTTCCTCGCTGGGCTTCATCCAGCTGGATACCAGCTACTTCTGGTGGCTGCTGCTGACCATGGCCGGCTACCTGGCCCTGACGCAAACGGTGAAGACGCTGTACATCAAACGTTACGGCCAGTGGTTCTGA
- a CDS encoding ATP-binding protein produces the protein MRRLPRTLYGQLLLTLLTSVLLANVIGIALVLTDRERLSRTLRAEYVAQHLADMINLLDETAAASRPKLAGALTSPNAQVLLDHPWLAGGKTSLPEAGKLRELILADLGSPFRLQVLSFRDDSPDAAEDLLRPFVEPGRHVFTPGKQFWVQAFPNKLGEGGPEFKIQMATVQAQLRDGTVVTFRIGQISSAAETPWRVTAWLLLVALVVAAASAWAVRRLTRPLSLFSKAASGLASDLNQPPLPETGTQEVVNATRAFNRMQQELQRYLQTRSQMLAGVSHDLRLPITRVRLRLEQLEEGSARQAIERDLSEMDQLIGDTLAYLRMGQGNENAVLLNVGALLEGVIEDIEALGAEVAYQAEPVRPLYARPQALRRAIANLLENARRYGGDGVVEVALRERAGRIEITVRDHGPGIAEADLERVFEPYVRLEHSRARHTGGSGLGLAISRAIAREHHGDILLFNHPMGGLCAELHFPALRDAASER, from the coding sequence ATGAGGCGTCTGCCTCGCACCCTGTACGGCCAGTTGTTGTTGACGCTGCTGACCAGCGTGCTGTTGGCCAACGTGATCGGCATCGCGCTGGTGCTGACCGACCGCGAGCGGCTCAGCCGCACCTTGCGCGCCGAGTATGTGGCGCAGCACCTGGCGGACATGATCAATCTGCTGGATGAGACCGCCGCCGCCAGCCGGCCCAAGCTGGCCGGCGCGCTGACCTCGCCCAACGCCCAGGTGCTGCTCGACCACCCCTGGCTGGCGGGAGGCAAGACCAGCCTGCCGGAGGCGGGGAAGCTGCGCGAGTTGATCCTGGCCGATCTCGGCTCCCCGTTCCGATTGCAGGTGCTGTCGTTCCGCGACGATTCCCCCGATGCGGCGGAGGACTTGCTTAGGCCCTTCGTCGAGCCGGGCCGGCATGTGTTCACGCCGGGCAAGCAGTTCTGGGTTCAGGCTTTCCCCAACAAGCTGGGCGAGGGCGGGCCGGAGTTCAAGATCCAGATGGCGACGGTGCAGGCGCAGCTGCGCGACGGCACCGTGGTGACCTTTCGCATCGGCCAGATATCCAGCGCGGCGGAAACGCCGTGGCGGGTGACCGCCTGGCTGCTGCTGGTGGCCCTGGTGGTGGCGGCGGCGTCCGCTTGGGCGGTGCGTCGGCTGACGCGTCCCTTGTCGCTGTTCTCCAAGGCGGCGAGCGGGCTGGCGTCCGATCTGAACCAACCCCCGTTGCCGGAGACCGGCACCCAGGAAGTGGTCAACGCCACCCGGGCCTTCAACCGCATGCAGCAGGAGCTGCAGCGCTACCTGCAGACCCGCAGCCAGATGCTGGCGGGCGTTTCGCACGACCTCCGGCTGCCCATCACCCGGGTCAGGCTGCGGCTGGAGCAGCTGGAGGAGGGCAGCGCCCGCCAAGCGATAGAGCGGGACCTGTCCGAGATGGACCAATTGATAGGCGACACATTGGCTTATTTGCGCATGGGGCAGGGCAACGAGAATGCCGTGCTGCTCAATGTGGGCGCGCTGCTCGAGGGCGTGATCGAAGACATCGAGGCGCTGGGCGCGGAGGTGGCGTACCAGGCGGAGCCGGTCAGGCCGTTGTACGCGCGGCCGCAGGCCTTGCGGCGGGCCATCGCCAATCTGCTGGAGAATGCCCGGCGCTACGGCGGGGATGGCGTGGTGGAAGTGGCGCTGCGCGAGCGCGCCGGCCGGATCGAGATCACGGTGCGCGACCATGGTCCCGGCATCGCCGAGGCCGACCTGGAGCGCGTGTTCGAGCCCTATGTCCGGCTGGAGCATTCCCGGGCCAGGCACACCGGCGGCAGCGGACTGGGGCTGGCGATCTCCCGCGCCATCGCGCGGGAACACCATGGCGACATCCTCTTGTTCAATCACCCGATGGGGGGATTGTGCGCGGAGCTGCATTTCCCTGCGCTGCGGGATGCGGCTTCGGAGCGTTGA
- a CDS encoding porin, translating into MKKTLIALAVATLPAAAFADVTIYGQIKAGVENVDAGGVNKTNVDDMGSRIGFKGSEDLGNGLKAIWQVESGFDIDGTNRQGYGTFASRESFVGLDTGYGKVRLGNISTFSDSNMSVVNPWESSSNALQLNAFTRDDVRVKNAVRFDTANYNGFQGAFLYGTKEDKTASFAGAPSDSSRELYNLGLSYENSGFFGKYQYIHQTPVTIAGVRSQSNDSHRLEAGYNANNLLVAFGYRNDRGDSSITPLSFLQNNAVPNGDGSKYKSQEYALTAAYTLGAFTPKITYAQAKDYDKDGVSVDNTGYKQFLVGVDYQMSKRTTVGLQYGEVKADKAIFNNGSDASSTGNKLRGVGLNMVHSF; encoded by the coding sequence ATGAAAAAAACTCTGATCGCCCTGGCGGTTGCCACTCTGCCGGCTGCCGCATTCGCTGATGTCACCATCTACGGCCAAATCAAGGCCGGCGTGGAAAATGTCGATGCCGGCGGCGTCAACAAGACCAACGTCGATGACATGGGCTCCCGCATCGGCTTCAAAGGCAGCGAAGACCTGGGCAATGGCCTGAAGGCCATCTGGCAGGTTGAAAGCGGCTTCGACATCGACGGCACCAACCGTCAAGGTTACGGCACGTTCGCCAGCCGCGAATCCTTCGTCGGTCTGGATACCGGTTACGGCAAGGTTCGCCTGGGCAACATCTCCACCTTCAGCGACTCCAACATGAGCGTCGTGAACCCGTGGGAAAGCTCCAGCAATGCGCTGCAACTGAACGCCTTCACCCGCGACGACGTCCGCGTGAAGAACGCTGTCCGCTTCGACACCGCCAACTACAACGGCTTCCAGGGCGCCTTCCTGTACGGCACCAAGGAAGACAAGACCGCTTCCTTCGCCGGCGCGCCGAGCGACAGCTCCCGCGAGCTGTACAACCTGGGCCTGTCCTACGAGAACAGCGGCTTCTTCGGCAAGTACCAGTACATCCACCAGACCCCGGTGACCATCGCCGGCGTGCGTTCCCAGTCCAACGACAGCCATCGTCTGGAAGCCGGCTACAACGCCAACAACCTGCTGGTGGCCTTCGGTTACCGCAACGACCGCGGCGACAGCTCCATCACCCCGCTGAGCTTCCTGCAGAACAATGCGGTTCCGAACGGCGATGGCAGCAAGTACAAGTCGCAGGAATACGCGCTGACCGCCGCCTACACTCTGGGCGCCTTCACGCCGAAGATCACCTACGCTCAGGCCAAGGACTACGACAAGGACGGCGTGAGCGTGGATAACACCGGCTACAAGCAGTTCCTGGTCGGCGTGGATTACCAAATGTCCAAGCGCACCACGGTTGGCCTGCAATACGGCGAAGTGAAGGCTGACAAAGCCATCTTCAACAATGGCAGCGACGCTTCCAGCACCGGCAACAAGCTGCGCGGCGTGGGCCTGAACATGGTTCACTCCTTCTAA
- a CDS encoding response regulator has protein sequence MSQASRVLIVDDDPDLRDLLSDYLSRQDMVVSAVGDGEAMNRALAEQSFDILILDLMLPGADGLTLCRDLRSRSNMPILMLTARGDELDRIIGLEMGADDYLPKPFNPRELLARVRSILRRVEERRNNSALRALQFGDWRLELGAQHLVDGGGVVTPLSGGEFKLMQALAENPQRVMSRDQLMEAMNGKEAGPFDRTVDVMIGRLRRRLGDDAREPLLIKTIRSGGYMLACEVVPVR, from the coding sequence ATGTCTCAAGCTTCCCGCGTACTTATTGTCGATGACGATCCGGATCTGCGCGATCTGCTTAGCGATTATCTGAGCCGCCAGGACATGGTTGTCTCCGCGGTGGGCGATGGCGAGGCGATGAACCGCGCCCTGGCCGAGCAATCGTTCGACATCCTGATCCTGGACCTGATGCTGCCGGGCGCGGACGGCCTGACGCTGTGCCGCGACCTGCGCTCCCGCTCCAATATGCCCATCCTGATGCTGACGGCGCGCGGCGACGAGCTGGACCGCATCATCGGCCTGGAAATGGGCGCCGACGACTACCTGCCCAAGCCGTTCAATCCGCGCGAGCTGCTGGCCCGCGTGCGCAGCATCCTGCGCCGGGTGGAGGAGCGCCGCAACAACAGCGCGCTGCGCGCCTTGCAGTTCGGCGACTGGCGGCTGGAGCTGGGCGCCCAGCACCTGGTCGACGGCGGCGGCGTGGTGACGCCCTTGTCCGGCGGCGAGTTCAAGCTGATGCAGGCGCTGGCCGAAAATCCGCAGCGCGTGATGTCGCGCGATCAATTGATGGAGGCGATGAACGGCAAGGAAGCCGGTCCGTTCGATCGCACCGTCGACGTGATGATAGGCCGCCTGCGCCGCCGCCTGGGAGACGACGCGCGCGAGCCGCTGCTGATCAAGACCATACGCAGCGGCGGCTACATGCTGGCTTGCGAGGTGGTGCCGGTGCGATGA